In Dyadobacter sp. CECT 9275, the following proteins share a genomic window:
- a CDS encoding DNA cytosine methyltransferase has product MSSSPIVVDLFAGVGGLSLGASRAGFHVKSAFEIDSKAIASHVKNFPSSIHSDIDIGKLTGKDIFDISAIPTNALDGLIGGPPCQGFSYIGKRVLSDMRNDLFCHFFRLVKETKPKFFVVENVPGILDKRYDELRGTAFNLVLDDYQIIGPLKVTASDYGAPTIRTRIFYVGYDQKRFSKSLSSSDFHPHPEVEIVNVETGLMGLPTQISPNWQTEELGWRKIEMQKIKNDFFGSRLFDKIPSNVGNLEAIRRLESNHEVSGFLGTVHSQEIEKRYRDLKFGEQDKISKSTKLNPKGFCPTLRAGTGSDKGSFQAVRPIHYLHPRVISPREAARLQGFPDWFTFHPTKWHSFRQIGNSVSPIVAEQILKVIFDRL; this is encoded by the coding sequence ATGTCCAGTTCCCCAATTGTTGTTGATTTATTTGCAGGAGTTGGTGGCTTAAGTCTAGGTGCCTCCAGGGCGGGTTTTCATGTAAAATCTGCTTTTGAGATAGATAGTAAAGCTATTGCAAGCCACGTAAAAAATTTCCCTTCAAGTATTCACTCGGACATTGACATTGGGAAATTAACTGGTAAAGATATCTTTGACATTTCTGCTATTCCAACGAATGCCTTAGATGGCTTGATTGGTGGTCCACCGTGCCAAGGATTTAGTTATATTGGTAAGAGAGTTTTGTCTGACATGAGAAATGATCTCTTTTGCCACTTTTTCAGGCTTGTTAAAGAAACTAAGCCCAAATTTTTTGTAGTGGAAAACGTCCCTGGCATTTTAGACAAACGTTATGATGAATTAAGAGGTACAGCTTTTAATTTGGTACTTGATGACTATCAAATAATTGGCCCTCTTAAAGTTACGGCCAGTGATTATGGAGCCCCAACCATTCGAACTAGAATATTTTATGTAGGATATGACCAAAAGAGATTCTCTAAAAGCTTATCATCCAGTGATTTTCATCCGCATCCTGAGGTTGAAATAGTCAACGTAGAAACTGGACTTATGGGGCTACCAACCCAAATTAGTCCCAACTGGCAAACGGAAGAATTGGGTTGGAGAAAAATTGAGATGCAAAAAATAAAAAATGATTTTTTTGGCTCTAGGCTGTTCGACAAAATTCCATCAAATGTTGGAAATTTGGAAGCAATTAGGCGATTGGAAAGCAATCACGAAGTGTCAGGATTTTTAGGTACTGTTCATTCTCAAGAAATAGAAAAAAGATACAGAGATTTAAAATTTGGAGAACAAGATAAAATATCAAAATCCACAAAGCTTAACCCCAAAGGTTTCTGCCCAACGTTAAGAGCCGGGACTGGGAGCGATAAAGGTAGTTTCCAAGCCGTTAGACCCATCCATTATCTTCATCCACGTGTTATCTCTCCTCGCGAAGCCGCAAGACTACAAGGGTTTCCAGATTGGTTTACTTTTCATCCGACGAAATGGCATAGTTTCCGTCAAATTGGCAATAGTGTAAGCCCAATAGTCGCAGAACAAATACTCAAAGTTATTTTTGATAGACTTTAG
- a CDS encoding DUF6712 family protein, with the protein MMLVTLETLKKHIGGIQTKLSFDTVLPFVRTAERDFKRNIGAELYDFLGTDTSELRECAEGCICWTAYDMALPHLKQRVGDLGMAKNSPANTIAITKWEYVDTREANMAMADLFFESFWLTLEETRPQVWTDSESYKIRRSLFLRSADELGSYVPLVGRNRRFFGELVKFIQRAESLYIADSITEPVLEKLKTRYQDSSITLSTVENTLIEKIRFALAYLTLHEAYPYLPLLVDHEGVRQIRKKDGIREEDIADKSYRQAQRRQLWQDAQLYLAQLRKFMDQNASAVQFPEYYTANLIEDEAEDYTHKPHILL; encoded by the coding sequence ATGATGCTGGTAACACTTGAAACCCTCAAAAAACACATCGGCGGTATTCAGACCAAACTCAGCTTTGATACTGTGCTGCCATTTGTCAGGACCGCTGAGCGTGACTTTAAAAGAAACATCGGCGCTGAGCTTTATGATTTTCTGGGAACTGACACCAGTGAGCTGCGCGAGTGCGCCGAAGGCTGCATCTGCTGGACGGCCTATGATATGGCCCTGCCACACCTGAAACAGCGGGTGGGTGATCTGGGTATGGCTAAAAACTCACCGGCCAATACCATCGCCATCACCAAATGGGAGTATGTCGATACCCGCGAGGCCAACATGGCCATGGCGGATCTGTTCTTTGAATCCTTCTGGCTAACCCTGGAAGAAACCCGGCCACAGGTCTGGACAGATTCAGAATCCTACAAAATCAGGCGAAGCCTGTTTCTGAGAAGCGCGGACGAGCTGGGCAGTTATGTGCCGCTGGTGGGAAGAAATCGCCGTTTCTTTGGTGAGTTGGTTAAATTCATCCAGCGTGCTGAAAGTCTGTATATCGCAGACAGTATCACCGAGCCTGTACTTGAAAAACTTAAAACCCGCTATCAGGACAGCAGTATTACTTTAAGTACTGTTGAAAACACATTGATTGAAAAGATCCGCTTTGCTTTGGCTTACCTGACGCTACATGAAGCTTACCCATACCTGCCTCTTTTGGTGGATCATGAAGGCGTTCGGCAGATCCGAAAGAAAGACGGGATCCGTGAGGAAGACATTGCCGATAAATCCTACCGGCAGGCCCAGCGCCGCCAGCTGTGGCAGGATGCACAGCTTTACCTGGCCCAGCTCAGAAAGTTTATGGACCAAAACGCATCAGCAGTCCAGTTTCCCGAATATTACACCGCCAATTTGATTGAAGACGAAGCGGAAGATTACACACACAAACCACATATCCTGTTATGA
- a CDS encoding DUF5675 family protein, with protein MQIIITRRWLGENSTLSTVTIDGKPHHFILEDKDRGLRPDMSADEIKALKVPGKTAIPTGSYQVLITYSNRFKRSLPILKDVPGFSGIRIHAGNQHIHTEGCLLPGRTWWPDGNEFVVGNSRRASEQLQTAITEAISQGQTVWLTVQTDYPV; from the coding sequence ATGCAGATCATCATCACCCGCCGCTGGTTAGGCGAGAACTCCACGCTGAGCACCGTCACCATAGACGGCAAACCGCATCATTTTATTTTGGAAGACAAAGACAGGGGTTTGCGCCCGGATATGTCAGCGGATGAAATCAAAGCGCTAAAAGTACCTGGCAAAACAGCGATTCCGACAGGATCCTACCAGGTGCTGATCACCTATTCCAACCGTTTTAAAAGAAGCCTTCCGATACTCAAAGACGTTCCGGGTTTTTCCGGGATCCGGATTCATGCGGGAAACCAGCACATCCATACCGAAGGGTGTCTTTTGCCGGGCCGCACCTGGTGGCCCGATGGAAACGAGTTTGTAGTGGGCAATAGCCGCAGGGCCAGTGAGCAGCTGCAGACAGCCATCACCGAAGCGATCAGCCAGGGGCAAACCGTCTGGCTGACTGTTCAAACCGATTACCCGGTATGA
- a CDS encoding O-methyltransferase — translation MSGGYVWYHLRPNKAVERQLFIELLAKLNRYLPISDYCYISFGGPYFEDFKLIHTHFANTKMISIEEDPNVFERQKFNLPHACIRTENCTSGQFITDRLDSNESNIIWLDYASASDQLRQFTEFQSLLSKSRLYDVIKITLNANPSSLFDGSQRKIDGSNYTSAELYSNRLEKLNERIGSFLPNNLVANQMTKDQYPAVLNRALDIAASQIITTVDNNLRFQPLTSFYYGDSEHQMLTVTGIVINHTEITEFLKATGIDKWDLASTVWGTTKLIQVPALTAKEKYTLDQKIPNQDIGELQAVLGFYFDQKKKIHDQILDSYQKYYRYYPSYHKVVS, via the coding sequence ATGAGCGGGGGGTATGTTTGGTATCATCTACGCCCAAATAAGGCGGTGGAACGACAACTATTTATAGAATTGTTAGCAAAGTTAAACAGGTATCTTCCCATCTCTGATTATTGCTACATTAGTTTTGGCGGCCCTTATTTTGAGGATTTTAAACTAATTCATACTCATTTTGCCAACACCAAAATGATTTCAATTGAAGAAGATCCGAATGTCTTTGAGCGACAGAAGTTTAATCTTCCTCATGCTTGCATCAGAACAGAGAATTGCACAAGCGGGCAGTTCATAACTGATAGATTGGATAGTAATGAGTCAAACATTATTTGGCTTGATTATGCTTCTGCAAGTGACCAATTGAGGCAATTTACTGAATTCCAATCTTTGCTGTCGAAAAGCAGGTTATATGATGTAATAAAAATTACTTTAAATGCAAATCCGTCTTCTCTGTTTGACGGCTCCCAAAGAAAAATAGATGGATCAAACTATACATCTGCGGAATTATACTCTAATCGCTTGGAAAAGTTAAACGAAAGAATTGGTAGTTTTCTCCCCAACAATTTGGTAGCTAATCAAATGACGAAAGATCAGTATCCAGCAGTTTTAAACAGAGCTCTTGATATTGCTGCGTCTCAAATTATTACTACTGTCGATAACAATTTAAGATTTCAGCCGCTTACCTCTTTTTATTACGGTGACTCAGAGCACCAAATGCTGACTGTAACTGGGATTGTCATTAATCATACTGAAATTACTGAGTTTTTAAAAGCAACAGGAATAGATAAATGGGATCTTGCTTCAACAGTATGGGGGACTACAAAATTAATTCAAGTCCCAGCATTAACAGCGAAGGAGAAATATACGTTAGATCAAAAAATTCCGAATCAGGATATAGGGGAATTACAAGCTGTCCTTGGATTTTATTTTGACCAAAAGAAGAAAATTCACGATCAGATTCTTGACAGCTATCAAAAATATTATAGATACTATCCATCTTATCATAAAGTGGTGTCCTAA
- a CDS encoding ATP-binding protein, producing MNDDTVKASPTKRFFVEMLTRDIEVQDAILDLLDNCVDGILRTIDRNSPSQTPYEGYYARINFDNQSFEIQDNCGGIPKDVAINYAFMMGRPKKDRDEDLPTVGMYGIGMKRAIFKLGRSCTVKSYTKNDAFEVTIDPVWMSSDDNWNLGLNNIDNIGNIVGTHIKIEDFPINIKEYFDANMPVYTSLPATIAQHFSFIIKKGFKIFVNEIEINPKDVSLLISSDGQLIRNSITPYMYQGTINSVNVYLVVGFYKPMIDSDELEEEAKTRRSTEDAGWTIVCNDRVVLYNDKTILTGWGEANVPSYHTQFIGIFGIVFFESNHASNLPLTTTKRGVDGSSTIYLKVKNFMRDGLKKFTDYTNYWKPFNKEQKEFVENAIPKDIISLAKTERNDAWNRVRGSDNEYKLDLPLRRPPEVNSDPMQSIRFFKKKSEIERVKNYFFDEEQRVKPSEVGVKCFDSILNQLEQ from the coding sequence ATGAATGATGATACCGTAAAAGCAAGTCCGACGAAAAGATTTTTTGTTGAAATGCTTACTAGAGACATTGAAGTTCAAGACGCTATTCTTGACTTGCTGGATAATTGTGTGGATGGAATTTTGCGGACAATTGATAGGAACAGTCCATCTCAAACACCATATGAGGGTTATTACGCAAGGATTAATTTTGATAACCAATCATTTGAGATTCAGGATAACTGTGGGGGTATACCCAAAGATGTGGCGATTAATTACGCGTTTATGATGGGGCGTCCTAAAAAGGATCGGGATGAAGACTTACCTACTGTTGGTATGTATGGTATAGGTATGAAACGGGCTATTTTTAAATTAGGAAGATCTTGCACTGTAAAATCTTACACAAAAAATGATGCGTTTGAGGTCACTATAGATCCAGTGTGGATGTCTTCTGACGATAATTGGAATTTGGGGTTAAACAATATTGACAATATCGGTAATATTGTTGGTACGCATATTAAAATAGAAGATTTTCCTATAAATATTAAGGAATACTTTGATGCAAATATGCCTGTTTACACGTCTCTTCCTGCGACAATCGCTCAGCATTTCAGTTTTATTATAAAAAAGGGATTTAAAATATTCGTCAACGAGATTGAGATCAATCCTAAGGATGTTTCACTTTTAATATCTTCTGATGGTCAATTGATTAGAAATTCAATTACTCCCTACATGTACCAAGGCACTATTAATAGTGTTAATGTTTATTTGGTTGTTGGCTTTTATAAACCAATGATCGATTCCGATGAACTCGAAGAAGAAGCAAAAACAAGGAGGTCAACAGAAGATGCTGGTTGGACAATAGTTTGTAATGATAGAGTTGTCTTATATAACGATAAAACTATACTTACAGGTTGGGGAGAAGCGAACGTCCCATCATATCATACTCAATTCATTGGGATATTTGGAATTGTATTTTTTGAATCCAACCATGCTAGTAATCTTCCCCTTACGACAACAAAAAGAGGTGTGGATGGATCTTCGACTATTTATTTGAAGGTAAAAAACTTTATGAGGGATGGTCTAAAAAAATTCACTGATTATACTAATTATTGGAAACCATTTAACAAAGAACAAAAAGAATTTGTCGAAAATGCAATCCCGAAAGATATAATATCTCTTGCGAAAACTGAACGTAATGATGCTTGGAATCGTGTTAGAGGGAGTGATAATGAATATAAGTTAGATCTGCCGTTGAGACGACCTCCAGAAGTAAACTCTGATCCGATGCAGTCAATTAGATTTTTTAAAAAGAAAAGCGAAATAGAAAGGGTGAAAAATTATTTTTTTGATGAAGAACAAAGAGTTAAGCCTTCTGAGGTAGGAGTAAAATGTTTTGATAGTATTTTAAATCAGTTGGAGCAATGA
- a CDS encoding bacteriophage holin: MKNTFQTVLASMTDKHFLTLSAAFAGFKTVLDTYFFSDWQFVLFLIIMIMVDTALGTYRAWKKKNLESRAWARLFEKLLLYGAVLIMSHVLIRFPISGSATGLFDWVDDVLYCAIMVREALSIFENVGEIKPDLLPAWILARLKKFDESGQFKDLM; this comes from the coding sequence ATGAAAAACACTTTTCAAACCGTGTTGGCCAGCATGACTGACAAACATTTTCTGACGCTGTCGGCTGCTTTTGCCGGATTTAAAACAGTGCTGGACACTTACTTTTTTTCGGACTGGCAGTTTGTGCTTTTTCTGATCATCATGATCATGGTTGATACCGCTTTGGGTACTTACCGCGCCTGGAAGAAAAAGAACCTGGAATCAAGGGCCTGGGCCAGGCTCTTTGAAAAGCTGCTGCTCTATGGGGCGGTGCTGATCATGTCCCACGTACTGATCCGTTTTCCCATATCAGGCAGCGCCACAGGTCTTTTTGACTGGGTCGATGATGTGCTTTACTGCGCGATCATGGTCCGTGAAGCGCTGAGCATCTTTGAGAATGTGGGGGAGATCAAACCGGATCTGTTGCCCGCCTGGATTCTGGCCAGGCTCAAAAAGTTTGATGAATCCGGGCAGTTTAAAGATTTAATGTAA